A region of Rhizobium grahamii DNA encodes the following proteins:
- a CDS encoding LysE family translocator, which translates to MSSASIFISIIAALSIGAMSPGPSFVMVSRIAVSRSRADGLAAALGMGIGGAFFSILALAGLTALLSQFEWLYIGLKIAGGTYLAWIAINIWRGASKPLDIGETATMKPAPGRSFITALLTQISNPKTIVVYAGIFAALLPKTVPLGLMLALPVGVFAVEAGWYSIVALAFSAHHPRQIYLAAKAWIDRTAGAVMAGLGLELVVSGVSGR; encoded by the coding sequence ATGTCTTCCGCAAGCATTTTCATCAGCATCATTGCCGCCTTGTCGATCGGCGCCATGAGCCCTGGTCCGAGCTTTGTCATGGTGTCGCGGATCGCTGTATCACGCTCGCGCGCGGACGGCCTTGCCGCTGCCTTGGGGATGGGGATCGGTGGCGCTTTCTTCAGTATTCTTGCCCTGGCGGGCCTGACGGCGCTGCTCTCGCAGTTCGAATGGCTCTATATCGGGCTGAAGATCGCCGGCGGAACCTATCTTGCGTGGATCGCGATCAATATCTGGCGCGGTGCGAGCAAGCCGCTCGACATCGGCGAGACCGCGACCATGAAACCCGCACCCGGCCGGAGCTTCATAACGGCGCTGCTGACGCAGATCAGCAACCCGAAGACCATCGTGGTTTACGCCGGCATTTTCGCCGCGCTGCTTCCGAAGACCGTGCCTCTCGGGCTGATGCTTGCCCTTCCCGTCGGTGTATTTGCAGTCGAAGCCGGATGGTATTCTATCGTCGCGCTTGCCTTTTCCGCGCACCATCCACGGCAGATCTACCTCGCCGCGAAGGCGTGGATCGACCGTACGGCCGGCGCGGTCATGGCGGGCCTGGGATTGGAACTCGTCGTTTCAGGCGTCAGTGGCCGTTGA
- a CDS encoding type II secretion system F family protein, with protein MSSDLASSLTDPSMLIAVLVAVAVFVSLYTLAIPFFERGDLAKRMKEVSTEREQIRARERARMNAEQGSKASLRTQNNRSVRQIVERFNLREALVDENTMNKLRAAGYRSENALNTFLVARFLLPFLFFGVAVFWIFGLDHLADKPTPLRFLATLCFAYLGFYAPNIFISNKMKKRQHSIKRAWPDALDLMLICVESGISIEAAMRRVSEELGEASPPLAEEMVLTTAELSFLPDRRQALENLATRTQIPIVQSVVQALIQADRYGTPVSQALRVLAQEGRDERMNEAEKKAAALPPKLTVPMILFFLPVLVAVILGPAGIQVSDKF; from the coding sequence ATGTCATCGGATCTCGCCAGCAGTTTGACCGACCCCTCCATGCTGATCGCCGTGCTCGTCGCGGTCGCAGTGTTCGTCAGCCTCTACACGCTTGCCATTCCCTTCTTCGAGCGCGGCGACCTTGCCAAGCGCATGAAGGAGGTCTCGACCGAGCGCGAGCAGATCCGCGCCCGCGAACGCGCCCGTATGAACGCCGAGCAAGGCAGCAAGGCATCGCTGCGTACACAGAACAACCGTTCCGTTCGCCAGATCGTCGAACGCTTCAACCTGCGTGAAGCGCTGGTCGATGAAAACACCATGAACAAGCTTCGCGCAGCCGGGTATCGCTCGGAGAATGCGCTGAACACCTTCCTGGTCGCGCGCTTCCTGCTGCCTTTCCTGTTTTTCGGGGTTGCGGTCTTTTGGATCTTCGGTCTCGATCACCTGGCCGACAAGCCGACCCCTCTGCGCTTCCTCGCGACGCTCTGCTTCGCCTATCTCGGCTTCTATGCGCCGAATATCTTCATCTCCAACAAGATGAAGAAGCGCCAGCACTCCATCAAGCGTGCATGGCCCGATGCGCTCGACCTCATGCTGATCTGCGTCGAATCCGGTATTTCGATCGAGGCCGCCATGCGGCGCGTCTCGGAAGAGCTCGGCGAGGCATCCCCGCCGCTCGCCGAGGAAATGGTGCTGACCACCGCTGAACTGTCATTCCTGCCGGACCGACGTCAAGCGCTGGAAAACCTTGCCACCCGCACGCAGATCCCGATCGTACAGTCGGTTGTTCAGGCGCTGATCCAGGCCGACCGCTACGGTACGCCCGTCTCGCAGGCCCTGCGGGTGCTGGCGCAGGAAGGTCGCGACGAACGGATGAACGAGGCGGAAAAGAAGGCCGCTGCCCTGCCGCCGAAGCTTACGGTGCCGATGATCCTGTTCTTCCTGCCCGTTCTCGTCGCGGTTATTCTCGGACCGGCCGGTATTCAGGTCTCGGACAAGTTCTAG
- a CDS encoding type II secretion system F family protein: protein MFGLDPTVLAIILLAAVAAGGVCYAFLFSRMETEKKAANRVSRVASADADRANVKAARDRVQEMSKRRKSVQDNLKELEKRQQENAKKKLTLKSRLTQAGLTVTPGRFYMFSAIFGLVLMFVAFLADAPVMVVLGIPVVAGLGLPRWILGFLIKRRQNKFLDEFPNALDVIVRSIKSGLPLNDAIRLVASEGKEPVRGEFRRVVESQQVGLSVPDACGRMANHMPLQEVSFFAIVIAIQSQAGGNLSEAIGNLAKVLRERKKMKAKVKALSMEAKASAVIIGALPFIVALLVYMTSPAYMMILFTDPRGHLIMGVSGVWMSIGIFVMRNMVNFDI from the coding sequence ATGTTCGGTCTCGATCCGACAGTGCTTGCAATCATCCTTCTTGCCGCCGTCGCGGCGGGAGGTGTCTGCTATGCCTTTCTGTTTTCGAGAATGGAGACCGAAAAGAAGGCAGCCAACCGCGTCAGCCGCGTAGCCTCTGCGGATGCCGATCGCGCCAACGTCAAGGCGGCTCGCGATCGCGTGCAGGAAATGTCGAAGCGGCGCAAGTCGGTTCAGGACAACCTCAAGGAGCTTGAGAAGCGCCAGCAGGAAAACGCCAAGAAGAAACTGACTCTGAAGTCCAGGCTGACCCAGGCCGGCCTCACGGTCACGCCCGGCCGTTTCTACATGTTCAGCGCGATCTTCGGCCTTGTGCTGATGTTCGTCGCCTTCCTCGCCGACGCGCCGGTCATGGTCGTGCTCGGCATCCCTGTTGTTGCCGGCCTCGGCCTGCCGCGCTGGATACTCGGCTTCCTCATCAAACGTCGCCAGAACAAGTTTCTCGACGAATTTCCAAACGCGCTCGACGTCATCGTGCGCTCCATCAAGTCCGGCCTTCCGCTCAACGATGCCATCCGGCTGGTCGCCAGCGAAGGCAAGGAACCGGTGCGCGGCGAATTTCGGCGGGTCGTCGAATCGCAGCAGGTCGGGCTCAGCGTACCGGATGCCTGCGGCCGCATGGCCAATCACATGCCGCTTCAGGAAGTCAGCTTCTTCGCCATCGTGATCGCCATCCAGTCGCAGGCGGGCGGCAATCTCTCCGAAGCAATCGGGAACCTTGCGAAGGTTCTGCGTGAACGCAAGAAGATGAAGGCGAAAGTCAAGGCACTGTCGATGGAAGCCAAGGCCTCTGCCGTGATCATCGGCGCATTGCCGTTCATCGTGGCGCTGCTCGTTTACATGACGTCGCCGGCATACATGATGATCCTTTTCACGGATCCACGTGGACACCTGATCATGGGCGTTTCGGGCGTGTGGATGTCGATCGGCATCTTCGTCATGCGCAACATGGTCAATTTCGATATCTAG
- a CDS encoding CpaF family protein: MFGKRGNEGFGKAGGTVAPPAPVAAPSSSGPAVLAEPQREPTRQQVAPPPMQTPQRKRPARTDEYYDTKAQVFSALIDTIDLSQLAKLDGESAREEIRDIVNDIITIKNFAMSISEQEELLEDICNDVLGYGPLEPLLARDDIADIMVNGAGQTFIEVGGKTIESEIRFRDNSQLLSICQRIVSQVGRRVDESSPICDARLPDGSRVNVIAPPLAIDGPALTIRKFKKDKLTLEQLVRFGAITTEGATLLQIIGRVRCNVVISGGTGSGKTTLLNCLTRYIDTDERVITCEDTAELQLQQPHVVRLETRPPNIEGEGEITMRDLVKNCLRMRPERIIVGEVRGPEVFDLLQAMNTGHDGSMGTIHSNSPRECLSRIESMIAMGGFTLPAKTVREIISGSVDVIIQAARLRDGSRRITQITEVIGMEGDVIITQDLMRYEIEGEDAGGRLIGRHKSTGIGKPHFWDRARYFNEEKRLAAALDEMEEKSKD; encoded by the coding sequence ATGTTCGGAAAACGCGGAAACGAGGGTTTTGGCAAGGCAGGGGGCACAGTCGCGCCCCCCGCGCCTGTTGCGGCGCCGTCGTCCTCGGGGCCGGCAGTGCTTGCAGAGCCGCAGCGTGAGCCCACACGCCAGCAGGTCGCGCCTCCGCCGATGCAGACGCCGCAGCGCAAGCGCCCTGCCCGCACCGACGAATATTACGATACGAAGGCGCAGGTCTTCTCGGCGCTGATCGACACGATCGATCTTTCCCAGCTCGCCAAGCTCGACGGAGAAAGCGCGCGCGAGGAAATTCGCGACATCGTCAACGACATCATCACGATCAAGAACTTCGCGATGTCGATCTCCGAGCAGGAAGAGCTGCTCGAAGACATCTGCAACGACGTTCTCGGCTACGGCCCGCTGGAACCGCTTCTTGCGCGCGACGATATCGCCGACATCATGGTCAACGGCGCCGGCCAGACCTTCATCGAAGTCGGCGGCAAGACCATCGAGTCCGAGATCCGGTTCCGCGACAATTCGCAGCTGCTCTCGATCTGCCAGCGCATCGTCAGCCAGGTCGGCCGACGCGTCGATGAATCGAGCCCGATCTGCGACGCGCGTCTCCCGGATGGCTCGCGTGTCAACGTCATCGCGCCACCGCTCGCGATCGATGGCCCTGCTCTCACGATCCGTAAGTTCAAGAAGGACAAGCTGACGCTCGAGCAGCTGGTACGTTTCGGTGCGATCACCACGGAAGGCGCGACGCTGCTGCAGATCATCGGCCGCGTCCGCTGCAATGTCGTCATTTCAGGCGGTACAGGTTCCGGCAAGACGACGCTTCTCAACTGCCTGACCCGATATATCGATACCGACGAACGCGTCATCACCTGCGAAGACACGGCCGAACTGCAGCTGCAGCAGCCGCATGTCGTCCGCCTCGAAACCCGCCCGCCGAATATCGAAGGCGAAGGCGAGATCACGATGCGCGATCTCGTTAAGAACTGCCTGCGTATGCGCCCGGAACGGATCATCGTCGGCGAAGTGCGCGGACCCGAGGTCTTCGACCTGCTGCAGGCGATGAACACCGGTCACGACGGCTCGATGGGAACGATTCACTCGAACTCACCGCGCGAATGCCTCAGCCGTATCGAATCGATGATCGCGATGGGCGGTTTCACCCTGCCCGCCAAGACGGTGCGCGAAATCATCTCCGGATCGGTCGACGTGATCATTCAGGCCGCTCGTCTTCGCGACGGCTCCCGCCGTATCACGCAGATCACCGAGGTGATCGGCATGGAAGGCGACGTGATCATCACGCAGGATCTCATGCGCTACGAGATCGAAGGCGAAGATGCCGGCGGACGCCTGATCGGCCGGCACAAATCGACCGGTATCGGCAAGCCGCATTTCTGGGATCGTGCCCGCTATTTCAACGAGGAAAAGCGCCTTGCGGCGGCCCTCGACGAAATGGAAGAAAAGTCGAAGGATTAG